A single Kryptolebias marmoratus isolate JLee-2015 linkage group LG16, ASM164957v2, whole genome shotgun sequence DNA region contains:
- the cnih4 gene encoding protein cornichon homolog 4 produces the protein MEAAVFILSLVDCCALIFLSVYFIITLSDLECDYINARACCSKLNKWVIPEMVGQCLSTMLMLVSMHWFIFLLNLPVAAWNIYRYLKVPMGNMGVFDPTEIHNRGLLKSHMKEAMIKLGYHLLCFFIYLYSMILALIND, from the exons ATGGAAGCGGCAGTGTTCATCCTGTCGCTTGTAGACTGCTGTGCGCTGATTTTCCTTTCGGTTTACTTT ATTATCACCTTGTCTGATCTGGAATGTGACTACATTAATGCCCGAGCATGCTGCTCCAAACTCAACAAG TGGGTGATCCCAGAGATGGTTGGTCAGTGTCTGTCTACGATGCTGATGTTGGTGTCCATGCACTGGTTTATATTCCTGCTCAACCTGCCTGTAGCAGCCTGGAACATCTACAG gtACCTAAAGGTTCCCATGGGAAACATGGGTGTGTTTGACCCAACTGAGATTCACAACAGAGGTCTTCTCAAGTCCCACATGAAAGAGGCCATGATTAAACTGGGTTACCACCTGCTCTGCTTCTTCATTTACCTGTACAG CATGATCCTGGCTCTGATCAATGACTGA